AACCACAGCTCCGATCGATATCCAGAAACTCACTATTGAGCTTAATATATAATGAAACAATTAGAGCGCCGAGAAGGGAACGTGAGATTAGAATTTTCTGCTCTTGTTATATAAAACAATAAGTTATGACTGTGCCAAACAATGTGTCCAAACATTTCCCAACTATGTCGCTGTCTAGGTATCCGTCTTTCTGGCCGTATAATATATTACCATTAACACAATCAACAGATTATTTAATGAAGAATTAATGGAAAGAGTAGAACTGAAATCAGTCTTGTGGAATAGAGAACCAGGGTCATGGCTACAAAGTGAGAGTGACCTCTAATCATTACTGAGGAGCTAATTGCACAGACTGCTACATCATACAGCTGTCAGACTTACATATGCGCCATCTCCAGTCATTCCTGTTCCACCACTCGCTCATAGCTGCCGGGAACGCTGAGATTGTCAAGTTCTCAGTAATTAATGGAGCTCCAGGGGACCGAGAGAGCCCGTAGATCAAATAACAGCAGCCAGAACCTTTCTCGTTCTCACCGcacattcatttttgtttttctttaggaTTCATAATGTCCTTCATCCTCGCCTCTCTCCTCCCAATCTACCTCTTCTATCTCCCCGCTAGCTCCAATCCAGTTGTCTCAGGCTGGCCTTTTGTCATCATTTGGAATGCACCCACCCGGCCATGTTTAGATAATCATGGGGTAACGATGGACCTTGAATATTTTGACATCAGATTCAACCAGAACCAGTCATTcttgggcacagaagtggtgatattCTACAACACCCAGCTGGGTCTGTACCCTTATTACGACAAGGAATACAGTCCGGTCAATGGTGGCCTGCCACAGAATGCCAGCCTTGAGGACCATCTGGTTAAAGTTCAGAAGGATTTGGAAAATGTCACTGTTGACGAAAATTTTAAAGGTGTGGCAGTGGTGGACTGGGAACACTGGAGACCTTTATGGGATCGTAACTGGGAGAAAATGGCATTCTACCAGCTGCAGTCACTAAGACTGGTAGCCCAGAGACATCCATACTGGTCATTCAGGAGGCTGCGGAAGGTGGCCCAGAGGCAGTTTGAGGCAGCAGCCCAGGACTTTATGTGGGATACCCTCCAGCTGGCATGTACGCTGCTCCCCAAAGGACTCTGGGGGTTCTATGGATATCCAGAATGCTATAATTTCGAGTACAAGAATGCCAGCCAGAAGTATACCGGCAAATGCTCACGTGATGAAGTACAGAGGAATGATGCTATGACGTGGCTGTGGAGCGTCAGTCGGGCTCTGTACCCTCAAATATACCTGGATAAAGACCTGAAGGAGTCTGAGTATGTGGCACCGTTTGTGAGGCACAGGTTGGAAGAGGCCATCAGAGTGTCTAAGTTGTCACCTGGTGTAACGGTGCCAGTCCTGCCGTATGCCCGCATAGTGTACACGTACAGTATGGATTTCCTCTCTCAGGTAACATTTTGGGTGGACAAAATGAAGTAAAACTGTCATAGTGTACCTCATGTATACCCCATTACTTCACCTATGTGTTGTGTGATGTTACCCCCCTCACCCGCTATATCTGCAGCTCCATATCTAGACTTGTGATAATATCAGGGTAACAGGATGTATGAGTACTAAATGACGCACTCCCGTGTATGTTAATACTATCGATAGTGACTGGAGAATGCAGATCTTCTCCCACTACAGTGTGATGTACtatacacagtacaatgtgatcaATGCTGACAGTAG
This window of the Mixophyes fleayi isolate aMixFle1 chromosome 8, aMixFle1.hap1, whole genome shotgun sequence genome carries:
- the LOC142100217 gene encoding hyaluronidase-1-like; its protein translation is MSFILASLLPIYLFYLPASSNPVVSGWPFVIIWNAPTRPCLDNHGVTMDLEYFDIRFNQNQSFLGTEVVIFYNTQLGLYPYYDKEYSPVNGGLPQNASLEDHLVKVQKDLENVTVDENFKGVAVVDWEHWRPLWDRNWEKMAFYQLQSLRLVAQRHPYWSFRRLRKVAQRQFEAAAQDFMWDTLQLACTLLPKGLWGFYGYPECYNFEYKNASQKYTGKCSRDEVQRNDAMTWLWSVSRALYPQIYLDKDLKESEYVAPFVRHRLEEAIRVSKLSPGVTVPVLPYARIVYTYSMDFLSQNDLVQTIGQSAALGAAGVILWGNADYSSSKESCLAVKSYVEETLGRYVKNVTTGAMLCSKTRCSGNGRCVRKHSATDAHLHLDPDVFSIRKHPLGKGFVVLEQPSRKKHTRMWSQFLCRCYGGWEGSDCSQETQR